Sequence from the Cucumis sativus cultivar 9930 chromosome 1, Cucumber_9930_V3, whole genome shotgun sequence genome:
cttttcaggaataaaaaaaaccctaatttggaAAGCTCCTctttaatatatgaaataattaaggaaattgtttgaaatgaaaaactattaaaaataaaaaatatatataataatttgggGTTTTACTGTGTTTGGTAGATAAGTGATTTAGACTTGAGAAAAAACAACACCATTCATTAGCAATATGtagatttgaaaaaatgtttagaaatattttatgatttcaaATCGAAATGATTTCAATCTCTTATTTATGTTTGGAAgtaaattgatttgaaatcactaaaattaaagtttcttgTTTGTATATCCACAGAGAATGGAAAGTATATCCTCTTATTCTTTTGCCCTTAACGTAGGTAATTGTATTAGtaatcataaattattttgtgtgcatgtataataaaatgtattgtTAAGTTAAAacgaaaagaaagaaaggtaacattataaatttgatgtaCTTAATTGtctcttatttttgttaacaAAAAATGGAGATTCCAAGCTTTTGACACATTTTGGTTATCTATCAAAACTTGCAGCCACCCTCCCCCCCTCGGCTTTAGTACCACCGGCCCACAGCACAGCGCAGCTGCGGTAGGTTGTCTAAATCTTCAACCCTAAAAAAAGGTTTCCATATTTTCCGTTTGTTGGCCGTAAGCTTTcgtattttcctttttcagtATAAGGTTTGTTGACGTCCAGTGTCTTCGCTTGATCAGTGTAGTTATGGTGCTTTTTCAcctcaaaattatatttagtttcttCCAACCAAATTAGGATgggaaattttattataggtTCCTTACCTACTAACCTCTCACTGAAGtatctatttctttatatatgcGAATACACATGGGCGAGCTTTAAAATGGTGTGTCCATGAAGGAATTTCATCATCTCTCCCTCCATGAAATGCAAAGAGCCATGTGAATTTGGAGCTAGCCTCCCCTATAACACCCAAATTCAAGCCCAAATTATGAGATTGTGCCACTGCATATATGATGtgtgaaatgaaatttcatttctcaTAAACCTATCAAACCAATGAattcatgtttattttaattcactACTTTATGACttcctttgacaaattttcCTAAGTTGACCtactttaaattatatgtttagtAGCCTTTTTAGAGTGGTGTATTCTATACGTTTTTTAAGTTATCTATAAtagattatcaaatttttaattttgtgtccAACAAGTTCTTACCacgatcatttttttttttgaatggataaatttgttatgacatatttgaattttttttaaaaaaatctattgaaTAGTTGTGTTAGGAGTGCAAGCAAAGTCTTTTCTTACTTAAAGAAGAAAGTAATATTGGATATATAAGTACAATTATAATCATTGAATTGTGGTTTTAAAAGTAACGTCGTAAGAATCTATGTCTAAAGTGAACAATATGGTATTAAAAGCTACAATATTTATTAGACACACAATGAAATGGTTAGGGTTTTATGTGATATTACCAATCAGGCCTAAAATGATGTTTAGAttagaaagaagaagcaaagCAATGTGATGATGAAAGATTGTTTGGTCTTTGAGGATCCTTTCCTTTGGATTctcttttgaatatttgaaactttttccTGAACTAAATATTGCCTCAACTTTTGTTGCCTTCTGCAATCCAAATCTTGCAATTTTGACACCTCTCCTcgtatttcttttctttatcatcctttttcttttcccaacctttttctttttcctctttttcccCCACCAAAATTAACTTCCAGAATTATTTTGATACTAAATATACACCTCTTACTCTCTAGCTAGTATACACCAATTGTGCTCtacttttaattcaatttttttttctttttatttgtttaaaaatgataataaatagcACTCTTTCTAGTGagatctttctttatttaactttCTTGTATTGATGTTGAGATCTATTGTCTGGagctatatatttattatgtgTATGTCTCTAGtgatattatgaaaatttggTTGTAGGTTGTAGTCCAACTATTATTGATTACTGTGGATTTTTTGGACTTTTATGTAGCTTTCTATTCTCACACATTGATCagaaggattttttttatatatatattaatgggTTGTTTCTCATgcttgattattattattattgtttttacttAGAGTTAAGTACGTTAgattttactacttttatttaggttatgaaagaaaaattatttaagttgTGTCGGATtgctttaatatttatatgtgAGTGTCATCTGTATGTACTATCGATAGATTAGTTAGATTTACCTAATTTAATGGctcaaaatttgtttaaaagacaaggaatatttaataatgaaaacaaaaaggattTAGTATATCTTAATCCAATATGAGCTGACTTGCTTCATTGGGGGAGGGAGGTTGAGTTGGATTTAGAGAGTTAACCTTCAATAATCATGAGCGGTTGCAAGTACATCTATTGTAAATAAGGGGGTGAAGGTTTTGGAAGATAAACAAGTGGTGGAAGGTACGAACGAGATTGATCGCATGATGACCAAAATCCTCTAATGGAAGTCCAGTCTGATTTGTTCGAGGTTTTTAGATTACTAATCTTTTcgatgttgattttttttgttaaaaagatTGTGTCTCACTGACAATGTAGATAgttcttatttattaaaaagtcCTCATTTCAAGTGAACGAGAACAATATTGCTCACAATCTAGCTAATATCGTTGATGCCCTCTTTTAGAGACTTTCAAAGTCAAGTTGTCTATGCATTGGATGTACGTTTCCGTAATTGATAGATATAAGAGCACAATTAAGGGAGGAAAGTTTTGAGTTGAGAACCTATTGTATGAACTAAACTCTCATTGTTGTTAACATGTAAATGATCTATATATTTAGCCATCATCAAATTTGAGAGGAATCTTGTCAACATGTCATATAAAGGAGTGAAATAACGAacacaattattattatggattaaaagatagaaaaagtGAAGCAAAATGATAGCAGAAGTAGCCCAATGATAAGAATAAAGTGATCTTAATCTTTGTGGAAAAACAGATTTTGGACTTTAAATTAACCCGCAATAGAAGGGATGATTCTCTTTTTCTGGTGAAATTTTGGTCACTTTGAGATttgaattaaagaagaagTCAAATtgcataaatataacaatctCAGCTTTAAAAGTATCAGTGCAACAATTCTTTTCTAGACAtaacaaaagttaaattaccatttttcatAGGTTTAGTTAAATTGAGCTTTAAGTCAAATAGTACAATTGTATGTTGACGATCAAAAGACTTATAATTCATTTTGTCCGTAtactttaatttcattttcattccatacaaatttatttcaatgattcttaaatttaaaattcaaaattaactgTCATCAAGATAGATTAAATGATGATGTAACAGTAATTTTAATAAAGTGAAAACTAAAAGAGATGGAacctattttataaaaagtgtGTCAACAACAAACTAGCCAcattcaaaatgttataaatgcaacaaaatcaaaatgtttataaacatCAATCCAAACATGCACCTCATCTCACAAACACATAATAAAGTTGTtcaaatagaacaaaaaaatttgtaagcatgatttagattaaaaaaaaaaaaacgataatAATGAAAGTAcagaaactaaattataatttttaatcataaagaagactaaatttaaaattgaaatggagGTTACCTTAAATTGAGATGTATTAGTGCTCCTCTAAAAATCAAAAGGTCCAAATTTCCATAGGGTACTAAAAGAGTCACCAAATagataaaattgtaattgagTAGAGATAATAAGATAATGCTTGAATGTGCAAGAAAAAAcgaagagttttttttttttatatattaaaaatggaaaggaGTCTAGtaggaaagagaaaaacaaaaacaaaaatcgaGGGATTGGATACTAaatgaaatcaacaaaaatttgaGAGAGTGATGATAATTTTTGGTTGGTTTCTACTTTCTACTCCCAATGAAAAGGAAGAGTAGATGGGGATTGATTTCCAGGATTGTCGGAAGAAATTCCAAAGATCCCGGAGAAATTAAGAACTCCATGAGGATGAGGATGAGGATGGTGATGGTGATGGTGATGAGTGTCATTTGAAATCtgaacagaagaagaagaagtatcGGAAGAATTGTCGAAAGCATTTTGATGGGTTAATGGATGGAGCAAAGAAATGGAGGCGTTACGTTGTTGTTGTGGCTGATGATCACTCTGAATCTGTGTCTGTGGTGATGACAGAAGAGAGAGAGCACAATCTGATTCATTAATCCCAATTCTGAATCTGTCGTATATCATCTTGTTCCTTTCGCTGCCCCCTCCGCCGTGCATAAGCCCTAACGGCGGCGAGGCTTTGTAGTTGTTGATGCTGTTGGTTTGATCGGATGTTTCCACAAATAGGCTCTGCTGTTTTTCCACGAAATTTAGTTGTGGGTTCCGGTTGTGGTGGACGCCGGAATCTGTTGCGTTGTCGCTGCCTCCGGACGACCACCCGTGGCTACTCACCGTGGTTGATGGAAACACTTGTGAGCTCGTAAATGGCAACAACTGGGgacctaaaatttattttaataatacattaGACTAATTGATTGTTTTCTACCATTCCATTTTATTGAGAGTAATTATGTTTAGAGTAGTAATTACGGTTATGAACTTTATAGTTGTTATATATACATCTCTTCTTTTAACCAAACTAAATGTAGAGTGTTAGCAATTTTTTGTTGAGTTCAAACATCACTATCTAATTAATGTTGATGAATTCCTTTAACTTCAATATGATGAAGTTTAGCACAAAAAGAACTTTGACCATTTAACAAATCAGTCATGGGAAGACTTTaccaaaattcataaattcaaCGATAGttacattttcttcaaatttcatgTTGTTCACATGTTTTGCAATTGGTTGAATGCATAAGAGAATATTTGACCATTActtgattttataatttgaaggATAAAGTTTTGCCAAAATTATCCATATTTGACTGTAATTTCACAAATTTAgagatgaaaaatgatttttttttaaaaaaaaaaaagtaaagaaagggtagaagaagaagatgaaatctTGCTACTTTAACTTCACGtctaaaaagattttttttaaaaaaatattctaacCTTGATGATAAGAGAAAGGACCGGCAGCAGATCGAGGCAAGAGGTCAGTCTGAGGCTTCCTCCGTCGTCGGTTATGGCCATCGAGCCGTTTCCGGCAGCTTCTCTTTCCTTCGTCAAATTCCTCAAGTGAATGAAACctatagaaagaagaagaagagaaaaaaaggaaaaaaacagaGCATTGCAAAACAGAGGAGATGGGAATTCAATAATGCTTGCATCTTTAAGATACCAAAATTGggtaaaaaatttcaaccagTTTTGgaactttcaatttcttacTTATCTCAACTTTTTATGCGAGAACTTTCTCATGAAAAGACTAAAATTCCAGAGCCAAAACGTTCtggaaaaaaacttttaaccATACAGAAAGAGGACAAATTTCTTCAGATAAAAACACCAACAGTTCCCATTTCCATCCAAAAAGCAAAATCAAAGCTCCCCATTTTCTAGCAAagcat
This genomic interval carries:
- the LOC101221267 gene encoding squamosa promoter-binding-like protein 13A — translated: MASSTSGSSKRARGTHNGNTQPVSCLVDGCNSDLSNCRDYHRRHKVCELHSKTPQVTIAGLKQRFCQQCSRFHSLEEFDEGKRSCRKRLDGHNRRRRKPQTDLLPRSAAGPFSYHQGPQLLPFTSSQVFPSTTVSSHGWSSGGSDNATDSGVHHNRNPQLNFVEKQQSLFVETSDQTNSINNYKASPPLGLMHGGGGSERNKMIYDRFRIGINESDCALSLLSSPQTQIQSDHQPQQQRNASISLLHPLTHQNAFDNSSDTSSSSVQISNDTHHHHHHHPHPHPHGVLNFSGIFGISSDNPGNQSPSTLPFHWE